The Gemmobacter aquarius genome contains the following window.
GCAGGCGGTCGGCGATGCCGAGGTCGTCGATCACGTGGTCCAGCGTTTCGAGCAGCGCGTTCGGGCGGGGATGCAACGGCCAGCGGTCCTGATCGAGCCAGACGAGGTGCTGCGCGCGCGTCAGCGCATGGTCGAGATCGCGCACCGCGTCGGCAAGCCTGGTCCGGTCGCCCGCCTCGGGCATGGCCGACAGGCCGACTTGCAGGACGGACAGGTGATTGCGGACCTCGTGCACCAGCATGTGCATGAAGCCGTCTTGTGTCCGGCTGTTCTTGTCGTGTGCGGATTGCGCCGATTGCGCGGCGGCAAGCGACAGGACGGCGTCGCGGGCGCGGCTTTGTTGCTGCAACGTGTCGATCACCAGCAGCGTCAGCGCAAGGAACAAGGAGGCCAGACCGTAGACCTCGACGAAGTGGCTGCTGGCGGACAAGGCGCCATCGATCCCGATGCGCGATGCGATGCGGAACGCCGCGATCGGCAGATGCACCGCATAGACGGCCCACAGGACATTCCGCAGCGGGCGGCTTTCGATCTGTGCGGTGCCAAGCAATACGAGCAACAGCCCAAGGAAGACCGCAGCGGTCACGTTCATGCCGCTTCCGGCCAGCCCCGTATCGCCCGCCGCCAGCGGCAAAGCCAGCATCGCCTGCGCGCAGATCACCAGATCGGCCGCCTTTAGTGCCATCCGGTTCGGACGGTGCTGGCGCAGGAAGTACCGCTGGAACAGCATCGACAGGAAAACCATCAGAAACGATGTGCCGGTCTGGACGCGGTCATGGAATGCAGGGTCCGGCCCGTCGAAAAGCAAAAGCCCGTAGCCGAGCGATTCCATGGAATAGATGAAATAGGTGATCAGGAAGGCCGCAAGGGCCAGCGACAGTTCCGACCTGCTGCGCCACAGCCGCAGCAAAGCAAGCAGCACGCCCATCGCCAGCAGTGCGAAATAGACCATATGCAGCGCGATCTGCCGGTTCAGCCGCTGATCGGCAAGGCTGACGGGTTCCGCGCCGAGACGAAAGACACCTGTCTTGCTAACGACGCGCAGGTAAATATCCTGCCCCGCAAGGGCGCGCGGAACGACGAAGCTGACCGGCACGCGCCGCGACTGGTGCAGGCCAAAGGGCAGCGTGTCGCCCGATTGCTGCATCTGCCAAGACCCGCGCGGCCCGCCCGGCAGATACAGCCACGCCTGATCGACCGA
Protein-coding sequences here:
- a CDS encoding 7TM-DISM domain-containing protein → MTGRDHLRKAARIVAVGAGLLLLLAYVAALYRTDAPAELIESVEHYTDPSARLTVSEIRDKPFTPSQSTLGGVSDGAAYWYRLRLGKSHQDLLLDLGQGSVDQAWLYLPGGPRGSWQMQQSGDTLPFGLHQSRRVPVSFVVPRALAGQDIYLRVVSKTGVFRLGAEPVSLADQRLNRQIALHMVYFALLAMGVLLALLRLWRSRSELSLALAAFLITYFIYSMESLGYGLLLFDGPDPAFHDRVQTGTSFLMVFLSMLFQRYFLRQHRPNRMALKAADLVICAQAMLALPLAAGDTGLAGSGMNVTAAVFLGLLLVLLGTAQIESRPLRNVLWAVYAVHLPIAAFRIASRIGIDGALSASSHFVEVYGLASLFLALTLLVIDTLQQQSRARDAVLSLAAAQSAQSAHDKNSRTQDGFMHMLVHEVRNHLSVLQVGLSAMPEAGDRTRLADAVRDLDHALTRAQHLVWLDQDRWPLHPRPNALLETLDHVIDDLGIADRLHLQGDSPDAEVYADPALLEALLGNVLLAAVQALGTGRVITLELTQTPQTGMAQTGVAQTGACRIDLHVPLQQDAAPRGWQGPEAAIALRLSDAMQAGLDVTTAAGSLCITLTLPP